In Uranotaenia lowii strain MFRU-FL chromosome 2, ASM2978415v1, whole genome shotgun sequence, one genomic interval encodes:
- the LOC129742800 gene encoding uncharacterized protein LOC129742800 — translation MILELRRGSQIKSSEYSALTQEIVGGAAEIRALSTTVTVRVKNLDEIATDVEVQNALRDLCKIGTDQISVRMREGPPRSGTQVAFVKLPVAAANAALKCGRLKVGWSICQIAIPQQPERCFRCVEYGHKSFACKGADRSGLCWRCGEVGHQAAGCTKDAKCLHYGGGHRAGNPRCPAFQKASAAPSRG, via the coding sequence atgatcctcgagCTCCGACGCGGCTCCCAGATCAAGAGCTCGGAATATAGCGCCCTCACGCAAGAGATTGTGGGGGGAGCTGCAGAAATCCGTGCTCTAAGCACCACGGTTACCGTCAGGGTGAAAAACCTTGACGAGATAGCCACGGATGTTGAGGTGCAAAACGCGCTGAGGGATCTGTGCAAGATCGGGACTGACCAGATCTCGGTCAGAATGCGTGAAGGCCCTCCCAGATCTGGGACACAGGTGGCCTTTGTGAAGCTTCCGGTTGCGGCAGCAAACGCCGCACTCAAgtgtgggcggctaaaggtgggtTGGTCTATCTGCCAGATAGCTATCCCCCAGCAACCGGAAAGGTGCTTCAGGTGTGTCGAATATGGGCACAAGTCTTTTGCGTGCAAGGGCGCTGACAGAAGCGGGTTATGTTGGCGGTGCGGCGAAGTTGGCCATCAGGCGGCTGGCTGCACCAAAGACGCGAAGTGTCTCCACTACGGTGGAGGACAcagggctggcaaccctaggtgccccgcCTTTCAAAAGGCGTCGGCTGCACCTTCGCGGGGATAG